A part of Silvimonas soli genomic DNA contains:
- a CDS encoding response regulator transcription factor, with protein sequence MNLVLLEDEPILCEELAEYLGENGHDVTVAKSIAEFRQAFIPAVHRIVIIDLGLPDGDGTDLIKQLRAARQRVGIIVLTARNTTHDKVSGLIDGADHYLSKLADLDELNATVAALGRRLVADTLPCWILQAAPRQLIPPGFPPIPLSGQDYVVLLALASGGDVSRQSIVSALGERFLDYDQRRMDTQMRRLRRKVEQACGLELPVTTLRNIGYRFHDPIELRN encoded by the coding sequence ATGAATCTGGTATTACTGGAAGACGAGCCGATTCTTTGCGAAGAATTGGCCGAGTATTTGGGTGAAAACGGCCATGACGTTACGGTGGCTAAAAGTATTGCCGAATTTCGCCAGGCGTTTATTCCCGCTGTACACCGAATTGTCATCATCGACCTCGGATTGCCGGATGGCGACGGTACGGACTTGATCAAACAGCTACGTGCTGCTCGTCAGCGGGTTGGCATCATCGTCCTGACCGCCCGTAATACCACCCATGACAAAGTGAGCGGCCTGATTGACGGGGCTGATCACTACCTTTCAAAACTTGCCGATTTAGACGAATTGAACGCCACGGTAGCAGCACTGGGCCGCCGTCTGGTTGCCGATACATTACCCTGCTGGATTCTGCAGGCTGCTCCCCGCCAACTCATTCCCCCTGGTTTCCCGCCGATCCCGTTATCCGGGCAAGATTACGTTGTGCTGCTTGCACTCGCAAGCGGCGGTGACGTTTCCCGGCAATCCATTGTTAGCGCCTTGGGTGAACGCTTTCTCGACTATGATCAGCGCCGTATGGATACCCAGATGCGGCGCCTGCGCCGTAAAGTCGAACAAGCGTGTGGGCTGGAATTACCGGTGACTACTTTGCGTAATATAGGCTATCGCTTTCACGATCCCATTGAATTGCGCAATTAG